The following proteins come from a genomic window of Peptoniphilus equinus:
- a CDS encoding ABC transporter permease: protein MERQFSPDMFTKVNHDEAHAERIKRPTIKYWSDVWRRLKANKLAMLGMVIIIFMVIFAIVGPMISGYTYDEMDVMNMNSHPNSQYWFGTDSLGRDLFTRATYGARYSLLIGFLAAFINITVGVIYGGIAGMSGGKVDAVMMRIAEIIYSIPYLLVVILLSVVFAQKGSGTSFGVMVFAMTLSGWIPTAILVRGQVLSLKESEYVMAARSMGARDNWILFKHIIPNTLGPILVNLTLIIPRAIFSEATLAFVSLGLQDPLPSLGNLANSGIEVLAIGMGYQMLVPGIMISLIMFGFNVLGDGLRDALDPRLRK, encoded by the coding sequence ATGGAACGACAATTTTCTCCTGATATGTTTACCAAAGTCAATCATGACGAGGCTCATGCAGAGCGCATTAAACGTCCGACAATTAAGTACTGGTCCGATGTATGGCGGCGATTAAAAGCCAATAAGCTGGCCATGCTAGGGATGGTTATTATTATTTTCATGGTCATTTTTGCCATTGTGGGGCCGATGATTTCCGGCTACACCTACGATGAAATGGATGTTATGAATATGAATAGCCATCCTAACAGTCAATATTGGTTCGGTACGGATTCTCTTGGACGAGATCTGTTCACCCGTGCGACTTACGGTGCACGTTATTCGCTGCTTATTGGGTTTTTAGCGGCCTTTATCAACATTACCGTAGGGGTTATTTACGGCGGGATTGCCGGAATGAGCGGCGGCAAAGTCGATGCCGTGATGATGCGTATCGCAGAAATCATCTACTCTATTCCGTATCTTCTGGTGGTTATTTTGCTGTCTGTAGTGTTTGCTCAAAAAGGCTCGGGAACCTCTTTTGGTGTCATGGTCTTTGCAATGACGCTATCCGGATGGATTCCGACGGCGATTCTTGTACGTGGTCAGGTGTTGTCTCTTAAGGAATCGGAATATGTCATGGCTGCCCGAAGCATGGGGGCTCGTGACAATTGGATTCTCTTTAAACACATCATCCCTAACACTTTGGGACCGATTTTGGTCAACCTGACCTTGATTATTCCACGGGCCATCTTCTCAGAAGCCACGTTGGCTTTTGTATCCCTCGGTTTGCAAGATCCGTTGCCATCCCTTGGCAATTTAGCTAACAGCGGGATAGAAGTCCTTGCTATTGGCATGGGTTATCAAATGCTTGTACCGGGCATTATGATTTCTCTTATTATGTTCGGCTTTAATGTACTTGGCGATGGGCTTCGCGACGCCTTGGATCCTCGTCTTAGAAAGTAG
- a CDS encoding Mrp/NBP35 family ATP-binding protein — MEIHGPKKFTTNEYTDIKKILGVISGKGGVGKSFVCQNLAVQLRRQGYKVGILDADITGPSVPSAFGIGGQVYSDGKNITPAESATGIKVVSVNLILDRPTDPVLWRAPVVGSAISQFYENVNWGELDYLLVDMPPGTSDVALTVYQSLPVDGVVIVSSPQDLVEMIVEKAIKMAKMMTVPVVGLVENMAYFKCPHCGEITYLYGESKLRALASKYDIRATLQIPMDSMYSRFIDEGQVEHLNLEGMDHFAKDVGACMI; from the coding sequence ATGGAGATACACGGACCAAAGAAGTTTACCACCAATGAATATACCGACATCAAAAAAATACTCGGCGTCATCAGCGGCAAAGGAGGCGTAGGCAAGAGCTTTGTCTGTCAGAATCTGGCGGTTCAGCTGCGCCGTCAAGGCTACAAGGTAGGTATTTTAGATGCGGACATCACAGGCCCCTCAGTGCCCAGTGCCTTCGGTATCGGAGGACAAGTCTACAGCGACGGGAAAAATATTACACCTGCTGAGTCGGCTACAGGTATTAAAGTGGTGAGCGTGAATTTAATTTTGGATCGCCCGACGGATCCCGTCTTGTGGCGTGCACCGGTTGTGGGCTCAGCCATCTCGCAATTTTATGAAAATGTCAACTGGGGCGAATTGGATTATCTTTTGGTGGACATGCCGCCGGGGACCAGTGATGTGGCCCTGACTGTGTATCAGTCTCTGCCGGTGGACGGTGTGGTCATTGTCTCCTCACCTCAGGATCTGGTTGAAATGATTGTAGAAAAGGCGATCAAGATGGCGAAAATGATGACGGTGCCTGTCGTGGGGTTGGTTGAGAATATGGCATATTTTAAGTGTCCTCACTGCGGCGAGATCACCTATCTCTACGGTGAAAGCAAACTTCGTGCTCTGGCTTCTAAGTACGACATCCGGGCCACACTTCAAATCCCGATGGACAGTATGTACTCCCGATTTATTGATGAAGGTCAAGTGGAACACTTGAATCTCGAGGGCATGGATCACTTTGCAAAGGATGTGGGCGCATGTATGATTTAA
- a CDS encoding NAD(P)/FAD-dependent oxidoreductase, producing the protein MYDLIVIGGGPAGLSACIYAGRGLLNTLLLEKQTFGGRIKDTELIRNYPGIEDITGDDLAHLFLKHAENTELIERMRGTVSKLEVMDDYFRVHTLRRGIYEAKTVILAMGTRERILGIPGEAQFSGFGVSYCATCDAELVKDKDVYIVGSGNVALESADFIAKFANSTTIISVHDTGIVDGDASTFKRLLNNPKIDFIYNAKVRSINGDEHVSSITIEVPDGVHTMDCEGVFMYVGSTPETEFLKDMGILNDQGYIEVDERMRTKIAGLYAAGDCTTTTLRQVIVAAADGAKAAVFAERYLRGDRR; encoded by the coding sequence ATGTATGATTTAATTGTCATCGGCGGCGGCCCGGCCGGACTCAGTGCCTGTATCTACGCCGGCCGAGGTCTTCTTAATACGCTGCTTTTAGAAAAGCAGACTTTCGGCGGGCGAATTAAAGATACGGAGCTGATACGAAATTATCCTGGCATTGAAGACATCACCGGCGATGATTTGGCACATCTCTTTTTGAAACACGCCGAAAACACGGAACTGATTGAGCGCATGCGAGGCACGGTATCGAAACTGGAAGTGATGGATGACTATTTTAGAGTTCATACCCTTCGTCGAGGCATCTATGAAGCCAAAACGGTGATTCTCGCCATGGGGACACGGGAGCGTATTCTCGGGATTCCGGGTGAGGCACAGTTCTCCGGTTTCGGAGTGAGCTATTGTGCGACGTGCGATGCGGAGCTCGTCAAAGATAAAGATGTCTATATTGTAGGCAGTGGCAACGTGGCTCTTGAAAGTGCTGACTTTATTGCCAAGTTTGCCAACTCCACCACCATTATTTCGGTTCATGACACCGGGATTGTAGATGGTGATGCGTCGACGTTTAAACGGCTGTTGAATAATCCGAAAATTGATTTTATTTACAATGCGAAGGTGCGTAGTATTAACGGTGACGAGCACGTGAGTTCGATTACCATTGAAGTGCCGGACGGTGTACATACAATGGACTGCGAAGGGGTGTTTATGTATGTGGGCAGCACCCCGGAAACAGAGTTTTTAAAAGACATGGGCATTTTAAACGACCAAGGTTATATTGAAGTGGACGAGCGTATGCGCACTAAAATTGCCGGTCTTTACGCTGCAGGGGATTGTACCACGACCACCTTGCGACAAGTGATTGTGGCGGCGGCTGACGGGGCAAAGGCGGCGGTATTTGCAGAACGATATTTACGAGGTGATCGCCGATGA
- a CDS encoding peptide ABC transporter substrate-binding protein produces MNKKLLSIAMLMLMLMLSLALTACGGGNKAAENGGNAASAETETAAEGVMLFANNGSEPGTLDPALAQGTHESYLLNHMFTGLLRYDKEGNLVPGVAEDMPTVSEDGLTYTFKIKDGLKWSNDDPITAKDFEFSWLRVLNPETASYYAYQLYYVKGGQAYNEVERPGVYYVKDADGNDTDEVDHEVTITEADKEGLDLEGKSEEEIADAVYASWLEKARANVGIKAEDDKTLVVTLENPSPFFQDLTAFYTLYPVNQKVVEANPDWAKDASTHVSNGAFKLNKWEHNSYVETVKNPNWIDADEVKLGGITWEIMEDINTAYQNFDTGKYGIEVDPPTEVLAQLIEKQDPRVVIGEQVGNYYYSLNNLVAPEGVNPFTNANIRKAFSMALDRKSIVENITKGGQTAAEGLVPFGLLDENGAEWRTTNGNLIKEDPVEAKKLLEQGLKELGITVEDLNDLVLLYNTSESHKKIAQAVQQQWKVNLGVTINLENADFNVKLAREKVHDFDISRGGWVGDYSDPMTMMDLFVTGGPYNDAGYSNPEYDKLIETAKTSPDQKVRMDAMRQAELILMEDMPIIPVYFYTQPYLVQENIKGIYKPLLQYPILTYAEVQ; encoded by the coding sequence ATGAACAAGAAGTTACTTAGTATCGCCATGCTCATGCTCATGCTCATGCTATCATTGGCACTCACTGCTTGCGGTGGCGGCAATAAGGCTGCTGAAAACGGCGGCAATGCAGCTTCGGCTGAGACAGAAACTGCTGCAGAAGGCGTTATGCTTTTTGCTAACAACGGTTCTGAACCGGGCACGTTAGACCCCGCCCTTGCTCAAGGTACTCACGAATCCTATCTTCTCAACCACATGTTTACAGGGTTATTACGTTATGACAAAGAAGGGAATCTTGTTCCCGGTGTCGCCGAGGATATGCCAACAGTATCCGAAGACGGTTTGACTTACACCTTTAAAATTAAAGACGGGTTGAAATGGTCTAATGATGACCCTATTACTGCTAAGGACTTTGAGTTCTCTTGGCTCCGTGTTTTAAATCCTGAAACCGCCTCATATTATGCTTATCAACTTTATTATGTTAAAGGTGGTCAAGCTTACAATGAAGTGGAACGTCCGGGCGTTTACTATGTGAAAGATGCTGACGGCAATGATACTGATGAAGTGGATCACGAAGTGACGATCACTGAGGCCGATAAAGAGGGCTTGGATCTTGAAGGCAAGAGTGAGGAAGAAATTGCCGATGCAGTCTATGCAAGCTGGCTGGAAAAAGCTCGTGCCAATGTCGGCATTAAAGCGGAAGATGACAAGACTTTAGTTGTTACTCTTGAAAATCCTTCGCCATTTTTCCAAGATTTAACTGCTTTCTATACACTCTATCCGGTCAACCAAAAAGTGGTAGAAGCTAACCCTGATTGGGCAAAAGATGCGTCCACTCACGTTTCCAACGGTGCATTTAAGCTTAATAAATGGGAACACAACTCCTATGTTGAAACGGTGAAGAATCCGAACTGGATTGATGCCGACGAAGTTAAACTTGGCGGTATCACCTGGGAAATCATGGAAGATATCAACACGGCATATCAAAACTTTGACACCGGCAAGTACGGTATCGAGGTCGATCCGCCAACCGAAGTTCTTGCACAGCTTATTGAAAAGCAAGATCCACGTGTGGTTATCGGGGAACAAGTTGGTAACTATTATTACAGCTTAAACAACCTGGTAGCTCCTGAGGGTGTCAATCCGTTTACTAACGCCAACATCCGTAAAGCTTTCTCCATGGCGCTGGATCGTAAGTCTATCGTTGAAAACATCACCAAGGGCGGTCAAACTGCTGCTGAAGGTTTAGTACCTTTCGGTCTTTTGGATGAAAATGGCGCTGAATGGCGTACAACCAACGGCAACTTAATCAAAGAAGATCCTGTTGAAGCAAAGAAACTTCTGGAACAAGGTCTCAAGGAACTTGGTATCACTGTTGAAGATTTGAATGATCTTGTACTTCTTTACAATACGTCCGAATCCCATAAGAAAATAGCTCAAGCGGTTCAACAACAATGGAAAGTGAACCTTGGGGTAACCATCAATTTGGAAAATGCTGATTTCAACGTGAAGTTAGCTCGTGAAAAGGTTCATGATTTTGATATCTCCCGTGGCGGTTGGGTAGGCGACTACAGTGACCCGATGACCATGATGGATCTGTTCGTAACAGGTGGTCCTTACAATGACGCCGGTTATAGCAATCCTGAATATGATAAACTCATTGAAACAGCTAAGACCAGCCCGGATCAAAAAGTCCGTATGGATGCCATGAGACAAGCAGAACTTATCCTCATGGAAGATATGCCTATTATTCCGGTTTATTTCTATACTCAACCATATTTAGTACAAGAAAATATCAAGGGTATTTATAAACCGCTTCTTCAATATCCAATCTTAACTTACGCTGAAGTTCAATAG
- a CDS encoding aryl-sulfate sulfotransferase codes for MIFQTGTTFYNPEKCFNGLNLVATPNKGVLLFDMNGNEIQHYKMMGMPAKMLPGGNIVGTGRFRNSSIAPQDGESLIEVNPRGDIVWRYDKFRFLESESTYSARAHSDYQCLPNPVGSYVPGLPRERGNTLILGHDTVYNKAVSDKPLLDEVIYEVDDQGNLVWKFSFTNHFDEIGYTEIQKNVMYRNPNVIAGTGLGDYLHISSFAVLGENKWYDQGDRRFHPENIIVASRQSNFIAIIDKKKRKIVWQIGPKENEVFRTFHGIIGPTHIQMIQKGLKGEGNILLFESGAESGYGVANLNSATGLNSYRRAYSRILEFNPITFQVQWKVTPKDLGYTTSLNGYKFYAPYGGSLQRLPNNNTLVSMGSAGIMYEITEDHEVVWRWVCPYTVNPEGQFAIKNYIYGGYRYPYEYYDVKTKENDVPHFAPIKVALTEVPGAELSDDIDFMTMAMETDEEIQSARDLMSMETSKIRFISSENFTKRLGEKPETIVIYGGNHCVHCKSVRELTTELLTEEFTDINGFYMALDENQSVRDKLDITTIPLTIFYKDGVEVHRFTGEISYDDYAIKIEKFLL; via the coding sequence ATGATTTTTCAAACGGGCACCACATTTTATAATCCGGAGAAGTGTTTTAACGGTCTGAATCTTGTCGCCACACCGAATAAAGGTGTGCTCCTCTTTGATATGAACGGTAACGAAATCCAACACTATAAGATGATGGGTATGCCGGCAAAGATGCTTCCCGGAGGGAACATTGTCGGAACCGGTCGATTTCGAAATTCCAGCATTGCGCCGCAGGACGGGGAAAGTCTGATTGAAGTCAACCCGCGTGGGGACATAGTGTGGCGTTATGATAAATTTCGCTTTCTGGAATCCGAGTCCACCTATAGCGCCCGGGCTCATAGCGACTATCAGTGTTTGCCCAATCCGGTAGGTTCTTACGTGCCGGGATTGCCTAGGGAGCGGGGTAATACGTTGATCCTCGGTCACGATACCGTCTATAACAAAGCGGTATCTGATAAGCCGCTTTTGGATGAAGTCATCTATGAAGTGGACGATCAGGGCAATCTCGTGTGGAAGTTCTCCTTTACCAATCACTTTGATGAGATCGGCTATACTGAAATTCAAAAGAATGTCATGTATCGCAATCCGAACGTCATTGCAGGTACAGGCCTCGGAGATTATCTTCACATCAGTTCCTTTGCTGTCCTAGGCGAGAACAAGTGGTACGATCAGGGGGATCGACGTTTCCATCCTGAGAACATCATTGTCGCCTCGAGACAATCGAACTTTATCGCCATTATCGACAAGAAAAAACGAAAGATTGTCTGGCAGATCGGACCGAAAGAGAACGAGGTTTTTCGAACTTTTCACGGTATTATCGGGCCCACTCATATTCAAATGATTCAGAAAGGGCTCAAGGGCGAGGGAAATATCTTGCTTTTTGAATCCGGTGCCGAATCCGGGTATGGCGTTGCCAATTTAAATTCCGCCACGGGTCTTAACAGTTATCGACGAGCTTATTCACGGATTTTGGAATTCAATCCCATTACCTTTCAAGTTCAGTGGAAAGTCACGCCGAAAGATTTAGGCTATACGACCTCACTCAACGGCTACAAATTCTATGCACCTTACGGAGGCTCCCTTCAGCGTCTTCCAAACAACAATACACTGGTCTCCATGGGCTCGGCGGGGATTATGTATGAGATTACTGAAGATCATGAAGTGGTATGGCGCTGGGTCTGTCCTTATACGGTTAATCCCGAGGGACAGTTTGCGATAAAAAACTACATTTACGGCGGTTATCGCTATCCTTATGAGTACTACGATGTTAAGACGAAAGAAAACGATGTGCCCCATTTTGCTCCGATCAAAGTAGCGCTTACTGAAGTCCCCGGCGCAGAACTCAGTGACGATATCGACTTTATGACCATGGCTATGGAAACGGATGAAGAAATTCAAAGTGCACGGGATCTGATGTCGATGGAGACATCAAAGATTCGTTTTATCTCGTCGGAAAACTTCACGAAACGTCTTGGGGAAAAACCGGAAACGATTGTCATTTATGGCGGCAATCACTGCGTGCACTGTAAATCGGTGCGGGAGCTCACCACTGAGCTTCTGACAGAAGAGTTTACGGACATCAATGGGTTTTACATGGCTCTGGATGAAAATCAAAGTGTGAGAGATAAACTCGACATCACCACCATCCCTCTCACGATCTTTTATAAAGACGGTGTGGAAGTGCACCGTTTTACTGGGGAAATCAGCTACGACGACTATGCCATTAAGATAGAAAAATTTTTGTTGTAG
- a CDS encoding histidine phosphatase family protein — translation MKIYLTRHGETTWNVENRIQGQLDSPLTEAGIAMAETLAESVQDLHFDAIYTSDLKRAVDTAAIIAKGAPLTMCPELRELDVGDWSGRKFTDIQAENSEAYRMYFNSPHRFRRDTGESLVDLSERVAAFFEKYILGSEDETVLIVSHGVTIAAIFNYMEGVTLENFWTNRVRRNAMFNIIEYSGGTFKILQKAPKNPIDTI, via the coding sequence GTGAAGATATATTTAACACGACATGGTGAGACGACATGGAATGTGGAAAATCGCATTCAGGGACAATTGGATTCGCCGTTGACAGAGGCAGGTATTGCCATGGCCGAAACTTTGGCGGAATCGGTTCAAGACTTACACTTTGATGCTATCTATACGTCAGATTTGAAACGTGCTGTGGACACGGCGGCGATTATCGCGAAGGGTGCACCGTTGACGATGTGCCCCGAGCTGCGGGAACTGGATGTGGGGGACTGGAGCGGCAGGAAGTTTACCGATATACAGGCGGAGAACTCCGAGGCGTATCGGATGTACTTTAATTCGCCCCATCGTTTCCGTCGGGACACCGGCGAGTCTCTTGTCGACTTGTCCGAGCGTGTGGCGGCATTTTTTGAAAAGTATATTTTGGGTTCTGAGGACGAGACGGTACTGATTGTCAGCCACGGTGTCACCATTGCCGCCATCTTCAACTATATGGAGGGCGTCACACTGGAAAACTTTTGGACCAATCGGGTCCGACGCAATGCTATGTTTAACATTATCGAATACAGCGGCGGCACCTTCAAGATTTTACAAAAAGCACCGAAGAACCCTATCGACACAATTTAG
- a CDS encoding ABC transporter permease, with product MSFFTIFFIITLTFFLMHSVPGNPLQQEGKMPETVYRNLAKKYGLDKPVSEQYTLYLKNIIRGDFGESMKSNTETVNEMIARAFPVSVRLGLQALVWALIFGPLLGALAALYQNKFPDYLSMIIAIIGISVPSFIMGTLLIQTVGRGTGLPLSGWGTFKHTIMPSIALCMMPTAQIARLMRSSMLEVLSQDYIKTATSKGISKAMVILRHAVRNSILPIVSILGTITADLLMGSFVVEKIFGIPGLGRFFIKAITDRDYTLIMGTTVFYGIVLVGMILVVDIAYVLIDPRIKFEGGKTA from the coding sequence ATGTCTTTTTTCACTATCTTTTTCATCATAACACTCACATTTTTTCTTATGCATTCTGTGCCAGGCAACCCTCTTCAACAAGAAGGTAAGATGCCGGAGACGGTATATCGAAATTTGGCTAAAAAATATGGGTTAGATAAGCCTGTTTCAGAGCAATATACACTTTACTTAAAGAATATTATCAGAGGGGACTTTGGGGAGTCCATGAAGTCCAATACCGAGACAGTTAACGAAATGATTGCACGTGCGTTTCCGGTTTCAGTACGACTTGGTCTTCAGGCACTGGTGTGGGCCCTGATTTTCGGACCGCTTTTGGGTGCGCTTGCAGCCCTCTATCAAAATAAGTTTCCGGACTATCTGTCGATGATTATAGCGATTATCGGGATCTCCGTACCGTCTTTTATCATGGGGACGCTGCTCATTCAGACGGTTGGGAGGGGAACCGGTTTGCCGCTGAGCGGATGGGGTACTTTTAAGCACACCATTATGCCGTCGATTGCCCTATGTATGATGCCTACGGCACAAATTGCACGGCTTATGCGCTCTTCCATGTTGGAAGTTTTGAGTCAGGATTATATTAAGACCGCAACGAGCAAAGGTATTTCCAAGGCGATGGTCATTTTACGCCACGCCGTGCGTAATTCTATTTTACCTATCGTATCTATTCTGGGGACGATTACGGCGGATCTTCTTATGGGATCTTTCGTTGTAGAAAAGATTTTCGGGATACCGGGTCTTGGGCGCTTCTTTATTAAGGCCATCACTGACCGTGACTATACCTTGATTATGGGCACTACGGTGTTCTATGGGATTGTTCTTGTAGGGATGATTCTGGTTGTAGACATTGCTTATGTACTTATTGATCCTAGAATTAAATTTGAAGGAGGAAAAACGGCATAA
- a CDS encoding MutS-related protein has product MANSVYMLIFLIVAVYLVVLFDGYYRASKYNAGVNHLVRENFGKRASEQSLQDDKLRELYDVLGSMGEGDVDDITFDDLELLRLFKTLNHCDTNAGEHVLYRMLRSQHFDLAYHKALLAKLSAIEGDANLLALKVELRKLGYSKRSLVPLLRDGVDLRLVKDYKLPVQVMGWAIVPLLIVSVFNPFLLLFVPFLLGTNCYLNYQMNKKQAANLLDFNALSAHFKVFKKLNAVPVAGLEEEFQELNRLFKDLAFYHKALSRIGFSAAATEAEALGKMLDIIFLISSRRFFKLADRLNRDKDKLMAYYHVIGMIDAYLALVSYKISENLTAVHFDGTFKGEDLRHPLLGREQVNQSFDFTGCDILLTGSNASGKSTFLRTVGISQIFANAFSMAHGTLSTKPMPVLSAIDISDSLAQNMSYFMKETAAIKRMVDVSGDKLLLLDEIFKGTNTIDRISAAYATLSYLQEDAVVLAATHDIELTTMLQTFTNYHFEEAVADDDIYFDYRLKDGPATSRNAIRILELFDYPTTITETARDLAKHLEARSAARTARI; this is encoded by the coding sequence ATGGCGAATTCAGTGTATATGTTGATCTTTTTAATCGTTGCGGTGTATCTCGTGGTCCTCTTTGACGGTTACTATCGTGCGTCGAAGTACAACGCCGGTGTGAACCATCTGGTTCGGGAGAATTTTGGGAAAAGGGCATCTGAACAGAGCCTTCAGGACGACAAACTTCGTGAGCTCTACGATGTGTTAGGCAGCATGGGAGAAGGCGATGTGGATGACATCACTTTTGATGATTTGGAACTGCTAAGGCTGTTTAAGACACTGAACCACTGTGACACCAATGCGGGAGAGCATGTACTCTATCGTATGCTTCGCTCGCAACATTTTGACTTGGCTTACCACAAGGCGCTTCTAGCTAAGCTCAGTGCCATCGAGGGGGATGCGAATCTGCTGGCACTTAAAGTGGAACTGCGCAAGCTCGGTTATTCCAAACGATCGTTGGTGCCGCTACTTCGAGACGGTGTCGATCTGAGGTTGGTCAAAGACTACAAACTTCCCGTACAGGTGATGGGGTGGGCCATTGTCCCTCTACTTATAGTAAGCGTGTTCAATCCTTTTCTGCTGCTCTTCGTGCCCTTTTTACTCGGGACGAATTGTTATCTCAACTATCAGATGAATAAGAAGCAGGCGGCGAATCTGTTAGATTTCAATGCCTTGTCGGCACACTTCAAGGTTTTTAAAAAGTTAAATGCCGTGCCGGTTGCAGGTTTAGAGGAAGAATTTCAAGAGCTGAACCGGCTGTTTAAAGACCTTGCTTTTTATCACAAGGCGCTGTCGCGGATAGGATTTTCCGCCGCCGCAACAGAAGCTGAAGCGCTGGGAAAGATGTTGGATATTATCTTTCTCATCAGCTCGCGCCGTTTCTTTAAGCTTGCCGACCGGTTGAACCGAGATAAAGATAAGCTCATGGCGTACTATCATGTTATCGGCATGATAGATGCCTATCTCGCCTTGGTCTCCTATAAAATCAGCGAGAATTTAACGGCGGTTCATTTTGACGGAACCTTTAAAGGTGAGGACTTGCGTCATCCTCTCTTAGGCCGAGAGCAGGTGAATCAGTCCTTTGACTTCACCGGCTGTGATATTCTTCTTACAGGATCTAATGCTTCAGGTAAATCGACGTTTCTACGGACGGTGGGGATCAGTCAAATTTTTGCCAATGCCTTCTCCATGGCACACGGGACCTTGTCAACCAAGCCTATGCCGGTGCTCAGTGCGATTGATATCAGCGATTCCCTTGCACAGAACATGAGCTACTTTATGAAGGAGACGGCGGCGATTAAAAGAATGGTCGATGTCTCGGGCGACAAACTGCTTTTACTGGATGAGATCTTTAAAGGGACGAATACCATTGATCGCATCAGTGCAGCGTATGCGACACTCAGCTACTTACAGGAAGACGCCGTCGTTTTAGCGGCGACCCATGACATTGAGCTCACTACGATGCTTCAAACCTTTACCAATTACCACTTTGAAGAAGCAGTGGCGGACGATGACATCTATTTTGATTATCGGCTTAAAGATGGACCCGCCACCTCGCGTAACGCTATTCGCATTCTCGAGCTTTTCGATTATCCGACGACCATAACGGAGACGGCACGTGATCTTGCTAAACATTTGGAAGCACGCAGTGCCGCTCGGACAGCCCGGATATAA
- a CDS encoding ABC transporter ATP-binding protein, with protein sequence MERLLDINNLQISFKTFFGEVEAVRGISFHVNKKETLAIVGESGCGKSVTANSIMKLLPDPPAFYKGGSILFNGEEIITKTEKEMQDIRGKQISMVFQDPMTSLNPTTKVGKQIIEGLMRHEDISKEEAMKRAINILDLVSVPKPETRVNQYPHEFSGGMRQRVMLAIALVMHPQLMIADEPTTALDVTVQAQILDLMKDLQEKFGMSIILITHDLGVVADMSNRVCVMYAGQIMEQGSTESIFNNTLHPYTRKLLLSVPRLDMNKEEKLHAIHGTPPDLYIPPKGCPFFDRCDEAMKICEEHPAPVTSHEEGHTCRCWLYSDEYKEVLHHGN encoded by the coding sequence ATGGAAAGATTATTAGATATTAACAATTTACAGATATCCTTTAAAACTTTCTTTGGCGAAGTGGAGGCAGTTCGCGGGATATCTTTTCACGTCAATAAAAAAGAAACCCTCGCTATTGTTGGAGAAAGCGGCTGCGGCAAGTCGGTAACCGCCAATTCCATTATGAAGCTGCTTCCTGATCCTCCTGCTTTTTATAAAGGCGGCAGCATTCTTTTTAATGGCGAAGAAATTATTACGAAAACTGAAAAAGAAATGCAAGATATTCGCGGCAAGCAAATTTCCATGGTCTTTCAAGACCCGATGACCTCTCTGAATCCAACGACGAAGGTGGGCAAGCAAATTATTGAAGGTCTTATGCGCCATGAGGATATTTCCAAAGAAGAGGCCATGAAACGGGCTATTAATATTTTGGATCTTGTCAGTGTGCCAAAACCTGAAACACGGGTCAATCAATATCCTCATGAATTTTCAGGGGGGATGCGGCAACGGGTCATGTTGGCTATCGCACTGGTTATGCATCCGCAGCTTATGATTGCCGACGAACCGACGACGGCATTGGATGTGACTGTCCAAGCTCAAATTTTGGATTTGATGAAGGATCTGCAAGAGAAGTTCGGCATGAGTATTATTCTCATTACCCATGACCTGGGCGTGGTTGCCGATATGAGCAACCGTGTATGTGTCATGTATGCCGGTCAAATTATGGAGCAGGGAAGCACGGAATCTATTTTTAACAACACGCTCCACCCCTATACCCGAAAACTCCTTCTCTCCGTGCCTCGATTGGATATGAACAAAGAAGAAAAGCTTCACGCTATTCATGGGACACCGCCGGATCTGTACATTCCACCTAAGGGATGTCCGTTCTTTGATCGTTGTGACGAAGCGATGAAGATTTGTGAAGAGCATCCGGCACCGGTCACTTCCCACGAAGAGGGACACACTTGCCGATGCTGGCTCTATAGTGATGAATACAAGGAGGTTTTACATCATGGAAACTAA